Proteins encoded together in one Fervidobacterium thailandense window:
- a CDS encoding Mut7-C RNAse domain-containing protein, producing MSVRIRLFGSLCDLTKGRYLFEIDPGVNQTIKDCVERLGVPHTEVSFITLNGEFVDFSRIVRDGETYFVYPETDLPIVDSFLVSPKFRGEPRFVLDIHLGKLAKLLRIFGIYAEYGLLDDGDIVDRGVSTGYIILTKDRKLLMRKDVKYGYVVRNDEPQRQFEEVYRRYKLWLWFKPFTRCLVCNGEIVEVEKRMVEGKVPIRVFESNEKFGVCSSCGKIYWPGTHYERMEVLVSRYIR from the coding sequence TTGAGCGTTAGGATCAGACTCTTTGGAAGCTTGTGCGATTTAACGAAGGGAAGATATCTTTTCGAAATCGATCCGGGCGTCAATCAAACTATTAAAGACTGTGTGGAGCGGCTCGGTGTACCTCATACCGAGGTGTCTTTCATTACCCTTAACGGTGAGTTTGTGGACTTCTCGAGGATCGTCCGAGATGGAGAGACTTACTTCGTTTATCCTGAAACGGACCTTCCCATTGTAGATTCGTTTTTGGTTTCGCCGAAGTTTCGCGGTGAACCGCGCTTTGTTCTCGACATCCACCTTGGTAAACTTGCGAAGTTACTCAGGATCTTTGGAATCTACGCGGAGTACGGGCTGTTGGATGACGGTGATATAGTTGATCGTGGGGTTAGTACGGGCTACATAATCCTTACGAAGGATCGTAAACTACTCATGAGAAAAGACGTCAAGTATGGCTATGTTGTTAGGAACGATGAACCTCAACGTCAGTTTGAGGAAGTCTACAGGCGTTACAAACTGTGGCTGTGGTTCAAACCTTTCACAAGGTGTCTTGTTTGTAACGGTGAGATAGTTGAAGTCGAAAAAAGAATGGTCGAGGGCAAAGTACCAATCCGTGTTTTTGAATCGAACGAAAAGTTCGGCGTTTGTTCTTCCTGTGGAAAGATCTACTGGCCAGGCACACATTATGAGCGTATGGAAGTCCTCGTTTCTCGGTACATCAGGTAG
- a CDS encoding DUF4416 family protein: MGEVRNVELVNLVIFMFSAHVDYWLETIKGELEAEFGRIDYVSPLLDFEKYTLYYNEEMGSGLMGRLISFERLIHPSLLSVIKLKTNDIEQKYSVDGKRRFNLDPGYIHHMQFVLATTKMWPHRIYIGNGIYAETTLLYVNGRWKDYDFTYPNYKEPEYKAELSKIRELYLEKRKRLLKLLSAR; the protein is encoded by the coding sequence ATGGGAGAAGTAAGGAATGTGGAGCTTGTGAACCTTGTGATTTTCATGTTTTCAGCACACGTTGACTACTGGCTTGAGACCATTAAAGGGGAACTCGAAGCAGAATTCGGGAGGATTGACTACGTAAGCCCTTTGCTGGATTTTGAAAAATACACGCTGTATTACAACGAGGAAATGGGATCTGGTTTGATGGGAAGGTTGATAAGTTTCGAGAGACTCATTCACCCATCCCTCTTATCGGTTATTAAGTTGAAGACTAACGATATTGAACAGAAGTACTCCGTCGATGGCAAGCGGAGGTTTAATCTGGATCCGGGTTACATTCATCACATGCAATTCGTGCTCGCTACAACAAAAATGTGGCCGCATCGGATATACATAGGTAACGGTATTTACGCCGAGACGACGCTGCTGTACGTTAACGGTAGGTGGAAAGATTACGACTTCACCTACCCAAACTACAAGGAACCCGAGTATAAGGCCGAACTGAGTAAGATAAGGGAGCTTTACCTTGAGAAGAGAAAGAGGCTCTTGAAACTGTTGAGTGCACGTTGA
- a CDS encoding sodium ion-translocating decarboxylase subunit beta, producing the protein MVPLGNLIMILVGLVLIYLAIRKEYEPTLLLPIGFSTILVNIPGSSVLDQALDGVLHRGILNIFFDVGISTEIFPLLIFIAIGSMIDFGPLFEYPVMFLFGAAAQFGIFVTMVVATLVGFDIKQAASIGIIGAADGPTAIYVAGRFAKELLGPISVAAYSYMSLVPIIQPPVIKALTTSEERRIKMVLRQKKVSKTVRIIFPIAVTIVASLVAPSAAALIGFLMFGNLLKESGVVNALAKSAQNELANLVTIFLGLSIGSTMTADKFLRPQTLLILLMGLLAFIFDTAGGVLFAKFLNLFLKNKINPMLGAAGISAFPMSARVIYKIAREEDPTNYLLMPAVAANVAGQIGSVLAGGILVMLVTAFGGK; encoded by the coding sequence ATGGTACCTCTCGGGAATCTGATCATGATCCTGGTGGGCTTAGTTTTGATATATTTGGCGATAAGAAAAGAATACGAGCCCACTTTGCTCCTCCCCATTGGTTTTTCGACCATCCTCGTCAATATTCCAGGTTCGTCTGTGTTGGACCAGGCACTTGATGGGGTACTTCACCGTGGAATTTTAAACATCTTTTTCGATGTGGGAATTTCAACGGAGATCTTCCCGCTCCTAATATTCATTGCGATAGGTTCGATGATCGATTTCGGCCCCCTGTTTGAGTATCCCGTAATGTTCCTTTTTGGAGCGGCCGCGCAGTTCGGTATATTTGTCACGATGGTTGTTGCAACGCTTGTCGGTTTCGACATCAAACAAGCGGCATCGATTGGAATAATCGGAGCAGCGGACGGTCCGACAGCCATATACGTTGCCGGTAGGTTCGCAAAGGAGTTGCTCGGTCCGATCTCGGTTGCCGCTTATTCTTACATGTCTCTGGTGCCCATTATCCAACCTCCCGTTATAAAAGCACTCACGACAAGTGAGGAAAGAAGGATCAAAATGGTGTTGAGGCAGAAGAAGGTGAGCAAAACCGTAAGGATAATCTTTCCGATAGCGGTGACCATCGTCGCAAGTTTGGTGGCACCGAGCGCGGCGGCGCTTATCGGTTTTTTGATGTTCGGAAACTTACTCAAAGAATCTGGAGTGGTGAACGCGCTGGCTAAGTCGGCGCAAAACGAACTTGCAAATCTTGTAACGATATTTCTTGGGCTTTCGATAGGTTCAACGATGACCGCGGATAAGTTTCTCCGACCTCAAACGTTACTCATCCTACTCATGGGACTACTGGCCTTCATTTTTGATACGGCCGGTGGGGTGCTTTTTGCCAAGTTTTTGAATCTTTTCTTGAAAAATAAGATAAACCCCATGCTCGGTGCGGCGGGAATTTCCGCATTTCCCATGTCCGCGAGGGTGATTTACAAGATCGCACGCGAGGAAGATCCTACTAATTATCTCTTGATGCCAGCCGTCGCTGCGAACGTTGCCGGGCAGATCGGTTCAGTTTTAGCTGGAGGAATATTGGTCATGCTCGTGACCGCGTTCGGAGGGAAGTGA
- a CDS encoding energy-coupling factor ABC transporter ATP-binding protein codes for MVIELRDVSVVFEKGTDLERKVFERLNLSFQTSSCILLVGETGAGKTTLINLLDLLIKPSTGTMLYDGIDPFTNPYEFRRKFGVAFQIPERQFFNETVYDEITYACKNFRVPYDKEKILKVLELVGLSESVLKKSPFKLSGGEQRKVAIASILLHDPEFLMFDEPTAGLDLKGVLSILSILESFRKSGKGYLVATHEPEIFSGLFDKRIEIKSAGIVEVESL; via the coding sequence TTGGTCATAGAACTTCGGGACGTATCGGTTGTTTTCGAGAAAGGTACGGATCTGGAGAGGAAAGTGTTCGAAAGACTGAACCTATCTTTTCAAACGAGTTCTTGTATTCTCCTGGTGGGGGAAACCGGCGCTGGAAAAACGACGCTGATTAACTTGTTAGATCTGCTCATTAAACCGAGCACTGGAACGATGCTTTACGATGGAATTGATCCGTTCACAAATCCGTACGAATTTCGAAGGAAATTCGGTGTTGCTTTTCAAATCCCTGAACGCCAATTTTTCAACGAAACGGTTTACGACGAAATAACTTACGCGTGTAAAAATTTTAGGGTGCCGTACGATAAAGAGAAAATCTTAAAAGTACTGGAACTTGTTGGTTTGAGTGAGAGTGTACTGAAGAAATCGCCTTTCAAATTAAGCGGTGGTGAGCAGCGAAAAGTCGCTATCGCTTCCATTCTACTTCACGATCCGGAATTTCTCATGTTCGACGAACCCACCGCAGGGCTCGATCTAAAAGGAGTACTTTCAATATTGAGCATTCTCGAAAGTTTCAGAAAAAGTGGAAAAGGATACCTTGTTGCCACGCACGAACCTGAAATTTTTTCCGGATTGTTCGATAAAAGAATCGAAATCAAATCGGCAGGAATAGTAGAGGTGGAGTCGTTGTGA
- the thpR gene encoding RNA 2',3'-cyclic phosphodiesterase, whose amino-acid sequence MRTFVAIDVNAEIREVAQEVMEKLQNAGFKANWTKPENLHLTLFFMGEMDERHVDKMADVLNKRLLGFPSFSTVLAGVGYFKFKHAPRVIFLKLEPTKSLQKMYLEMKSELTKNKFKYDDQGNFVPHVTLARVKEYPSNWEAIVSEIVVPKITLVIDGFTIYSSTLTPQGPIYKWVYKSKFEGGLEKNVR is encoded by the coding sequence ATGCGAACGTTCGTTGCGATAGATGTTAACGCCGAAATCAGAGAAGTTGCTCAAGAAGTTATGGAAAAACTTCAGAACGCGGGATTCAAGGCCAACTGGACAAAGCCTGAGAACCTTCATTTAACTCTCTTTTTCATGGGCGAGATGGACGAGCGGCACGTTGACAAGATGGCTGATGTGTTGAATAAGCGGTTACTTGGTTTCCCATCTTTCAGTACCGTGCTTGCGGGGGTTGGGTACTTTAAATTCAAACACGCACCGAGGGTGATATTTCTTAAGCTGGAACCGACGAAATCTCTCCAGAAGATGTACCTGGAAATGAAGTCTGAACTCACGAAAAATAAATTCAAGTACGACGACCAGGGAAATTTTGTTCCGCACGTAACTCTTGCACGTGTCAAGGAGTACCCCAGCAACTGGGAAGCGATCGTTTCAGAGATAGTTGTTCCCAAAATAACTCTCGTTATCGATGGTTTTACCATCTACAGTTCAACACTGACACCGCAAGGACCCATATACAAGTGGGTCTACAAGTCAAAGTTTGAAGGGGGCTTAGAGAAAAATGTCAGGTGA
- the amrB gene encoding AmmeMemoRadiSam system protein B: MDRKPVVSGKFYPGTPVQLQRNCEALIGIEEQAQGKRYFERPYGAILPHAGYIYSGKTAGMALKELVRYGCPRYVIILGPNHTGYGKSVSVWPEGYWHVPNGSVKVSEEIVEMIVDDQIIFKDMDAHLFEHSIEVQLPLLIAAFGEFELVPICMLDQRLSTALKVAEKIKKVLEKYPETLVVASSDFNHYDPHEVTLDKDEKVIKYVLSGELEEMYKAISQYDVSMCGPGPVAVVRSLFENVKLIYHTTSAEFSQDYLYTVGYASFVLS; this comes from the coding sequence ATGGATAGGAAACCTGTGGTAAGTGGCAAGTTCTATCCAGGTACTCCTGTTCAGTTGCAGAGAAATTGTGAAGCTTTAATAGGAATTGAGGAACAGGCTCAGGGGAAAAGATATTTTGAGCGCCCATACGGAGCTATCTTACCGCATGCGGGATACATCTACAGTGGCAAGACCGCTGGTATGGCGTTGAAAGAACTGGTTCGGTATGGGTGTCCAAGGTATGTTATAATCCTGGGTCCGAACCATACTGGCTACGGAAAATCCGTTTCTGTCTGGCCGGAGGGCTACTGGCACGTACCAAACGGGAGCGTGAAGGTTTCAGAGGAAATTGTTGAGATGATTGTCGATGATCAGATTATTTTCAAAGATATGGATGCACACCTTTTTGAGCACTCGATAGAGGTTCAGCTCCCGCTCTTAATCGCTGCGTTCGGAGAATTCGAGTTGGTACCGATATGCATGCTCGATCAAAGGCTTTCGACGGCTCTAAAAGTTGCCGAAAAGATTAAAAAGGTTTTGGAAAAATATCCGGAGACGCTCGTCGTGGCGTCTTCGGATTTTAATCATTACGATCCTCACGAGGTCACTCTTGACAAAGATGAGAAGGTTATAAAGTACGTGTTATCTGGAGAGTTGGAAGAGATGTACAAGGCCATCTCTCAGTACGATGTTTCAATGTGCGGTCCGGGGCCGGTTGCTGTAGTGCGAAGTCTTTTCGAAAATGTAAAGCTAATTTATCACACAACGAGCGCGGAGTTTTCGCAGGATTATCTTTACACCGTCGGTTATGCTTCATTTGTACTCTCGTGA
- the pgsA gene encoding CDP-diacylglycerol--glycerol-3-phosphate 3-phosphatidyltransferase: MGKGSVRLACDKKTSVHHSVVFNIPNTISWLRIVATALIVLFLYLKMNVLAFVLFLLASVSDCFDGYIARKTGQVTNLGKVLDQMSDKILITSVLVIFTEKGLTPGWLVVAMVFRDTLVSIVRIMASEGGKIVAANYLGKLKTVSQMVLVIGLFLQILGFSQLRFINSVLVYVTMFFTVLSGIVYIYQNREHLNR, from the coding sequence TTGGGTAAGGGTTCGGTGCGCTTGGCATGTGATAAGAAAACTTCTGTTCATCATTCCGTTGTTTTCAACATTCCGAACACTATCAGCTGGCTTCGTATAGTTGCCACAGCATTGATTGTGCTTTTTTTGTACCTCAAGATGAACGTCCTGGCTTTTGTTTTGTTCTTGCTCGCTTCGGTGAGTGATTGCTTCGATGGATACATAGCAAGGAAGACTGGACAGGTGACCAACCTTGGAAAAGTTCTCGATCAAATGAGCGATAAGATCCTCATCACCTCAGTACTTGTTATCTTTACCGAGAAGGGCTTAACACCGGGGTGGCTCGTTGTTGCGATGGTGTTCAGGGACACACTTGTGAGTATCGTTCGGATAATGGCCTCCGAGGGAGGAAAGATCGTTGCGGCAAACTACCTTGGTAAGCTGAAAACAGTTTCGCAGATGGTTCTCGTAATAGGGTTGTTTTTGCAAATCTTGGGATTTTCGCAACTTAGGTTTATTAACTCGGTGCTCGTTTACGTAACGATGTTCTTCACCGTGCTCTCCGGTATAGTGTACATTTACCAAAACCGCGAGCATTTGAACCGTTAA
- a CDS encoding type II secretion system F family protein, whose translation MNFRYSGIDRTGKKVKGQISAESVKQAIEKLRSQGIMVTELQPIESTVRQTGPKKVVFQPRLKDIVLFARQLETMISAGIRLADAIVTLSEQEIFSKKFRNALKEIAAEMKGGKSFSEALQSQGIFDQIFINMVRAGEEGGVLDVTMKKVANYYESVNRLREQVKSSMAYPMFILGFAVVVVVVISVFILPRLISVFGTTPTGGILAFLMLLNRLFTQRWYVVVPIVAGIGAALRVFFQTVYGKQVIDFFSNLVPPIRKLRQKMANERFTRTLGVLVSSGVSLPSALEMAAKASNNLKFIEIISKVNEQVKAGSSLKEALKRTGLFPQMIYEMVGTGEETGRLDLVLEKVADFYEEEILTDTKKLVSLVEPMLIAFVGVFIAFIAFTMYSTIFSMQSQFGR comes from the coding sequence GTGAACTTCCGATACAGTGGCATTGATCGAACAGGTAAAAAGGTAAAAGGCCAGATAAGTGCTGAAAGTGTCAAACAAGCTATTGAAAAACTCAGAAGCCAAGGAATAATGGTTACCGAATTGCAACCGATAGAATCTACCGTTAGGCAAACGGGACCAAAAAAAGTAGTTTTTCAGCCTCGGCTCAAGGACATCGTGCTCTTTGCAAGGCAGCTTGAAACGATGATTTCGGCTGGTATCAGGTTGGCGGACGCCATCGTTACCCTTTCTGAGCAGGAAATTTTCAGCAAGAAATTTAGAAATGCTCTCAAAGAAATAGCTGCGGAAATGAAGGGAGGTAAATCCTTCTCGGAGGCATTACAATCGCAGGGAATATTTGACCAAATCTTCATAAACATGGTAAGAGCGGGGGAAGAGGGTGGTGTCCTCGACGTAACGATGAAAAAAGTTGCGAATTACTACGAAAGCGTGAACCGTCTAAGGGAACAAGTAAAATCCTCCATGGCTTATCCGATGTTCATTCTCGGTTTTGCGGTTGTTGTGGTGGTCGTTATTTCTGTTTTTATACTTCCAAGACTTATTTCGGTATTTGGTACCACCCCGACTGGAGGGATTTTGGCGTTTCTCATGTTACTCAACCGTCTTTTCACACAGCGTTGGTACGTGGTTGTTCCTATCGTTGCCGGTATAGGAGCGGCGTTAAGGGTGTTCTTCCAGACCGTTTACGGAAAACAAGTTATAGACTTCTTCAGTAACTTGGTACCGCCAATTCGAAAGTTGAGACAGAAGATGGCAAACGAGCGGTTTACAAGGACCCTCGGTGTTCTTGTTAGTAGTGGTGTCAGTCTACCAAGTGCCCTCGAAATGGCAGCAAAGGCTTCCAACAATCTTAAGTTCATCGAGATTATTTCAAAGGTGAACGAGCAAGTCAAAGCTGGAAGTAGCTTAAAAGAAGCGTTGAAGAGAACTGGATTGTTCCCACAGATGATTTACGAAATGGTTGGAACCGGTGAGGAAACAGGTCGACTCGATTTGGTTTTAGAGAAGGTTGCCGATTTCTACGAAGAGGAGATATTAACAGACACGAAGAAACTCGTTAGCTTGGTTGAACCTATGCTCATCGCATTTGTTGGTGTATTCATTGCATTCATAGCATTCACCATGTACTCAACCATATTCTCTATGCAAAGCCAATTTGGCAGATGA
- a CDS encoding adenylosuccinate synthase yields MNVVVYGLQWGDEGKGKITTKLSKDFDFVVRYSGGSNAGHTVEYPSFKLVHHLIPSFDVRYDVKGYISNGVVVDLGVLRHEIEELMGRNVEVDGRLFISNLCHVVLPFHKLLDEKLELAKGSKAVGTTKRGIGPSYADKAHRIGVRLCDFEDENLLNEKLDFARKFYESVYGITSVSLDSVLEDYQFVSRFIVSPTEFRSKYRNASMLFEGTQGVLLDIDVGTYPYVTSSYCNTTGVEAGFGFPVTVDKRIGVFKAYTTRVGEGPFPTELRGPEGEALRSAGKEYGATTGRPRRCGWLDLPLLRYAVEVSGCDEMIITKADVLSGFDYVKVAVNYRLAGRRIDMPMNLEILPRVDVDYVQLPGWKSLVDSNFEGFLKFVESEVGCKITMISTGPGVDDLVER; encoded by the coding sequence ATGAACGTGGTCGTCTACGGTCTTCAGTGGGGGGACGAAGGGAAAGGAAAGATAACAACGAAACTTTCCAAAGATTTCGATTTTGTCGTTCGATACAGCGGTGGTAGTAACGCTGGACATACCGTTGAGTACCCGAGTTTTAAACTCGTGCACCACCTGATCCCGTCCTTTGATGTCAGGTACGATGTTAAGGGCTACATATCGAACGGTGTTGTGGTGGATCTCGGCGTGCTTAGACACGAGATAGAAGAGCTTATGGGAAGAAATGTCGAGGTCGATGGTAGATTGTTTATCTCAAACCTGTGCCACGTAGTTTTGCCGTTTCACAAGTTGCTGGACGAGAAACTGGAACTAGCAAAAGGAAGTAAGGCGGTTGGGACGACGAAACGCGGAATCGGCCCATCGTACGCGGATAAGGCACATAGGATCGGCGTACGACTATGTGATTTTGAGGATGAAAATCTCTTGAATGAAAAGCTGGATTTCGCTCGGAAATTTTACGAGTCCGTCTACGGTATAACCAGTGTTTCTCTCGATAGCGTTCTCGAGGATTACCAATTCGTATCACGTTTCATCGTTTCTCCCACCGAGTTCAGAAGCAAGTACCGAAACGCGTCGATGCTCTTTGAGGGTACACAGGGTGTTTTACTCGATATCGATGTAGGTACGTACCCCTACGTAACCTCGTCGTACTGTAATACCACCGGTGTCGAAGCCGGGTTTGGTTTTCCCGTAACCGTGGATAAGAGAATCGGTGTCTTCAAGGCGTACACGACGCGCGTTGGTGAAGGACCATTCCCTACTGAACTACGCGGTCCTGAGGGTGAGGCCTTGAGAAGTGCAGGTAAGGAGTACGGAGCGACGACTGGAAGGCCAAGAAGGTGTGGATGGCTCGATCTCCCGCTTTTGCGTTATGCAGTTGAGGTATCTGGATGTGATGAAATGATCATCACAAAGGCTGATGTTTTGAGTGGATTTGATTACGTTAAGGTTGCTGTGAACTACAGACTTGCAGGGCGTAGGATCGATATGCCTATGAACCTTGAAATTCTACCGCGTGTTGACGTTGATTACGTTCAGTTGCCGGGATGGAAGAGTTTGGTGGATTCCAACTTCGAGGGATTCCTCAAGTTCGTGGAATCAGAAGTCGGTTGCAAAATTACAATGATTTCAACCGGTCCAGGGGTGGATGACTTAGTTGAGCGTTAG
- the rimO gene encoding 30S ribosomal protein S12 methylthiotransferase RimO yields the protein MRLYIVTLGCPKNEADFALFKYHLIQAGHQVVEDVEDADGVVINTCGFILDAKRESIDTILEFAEYKKKRPDFKIFVVGCLVQRYPDELISELPEVNGWFGVIPPKVLAENIDRVSKYVTDPVAVYHFEGRVDDKMPYAYVKIADGCDRACTFCTIPKFKGGFVSREIEDIVREVEYLLRKGKREIILVAQDTTGYGVDNYGYQALPKLLERLNQLDGEFWIRVMYMHPDHVTDEIIEAFSYDKVLKYFDVPVQHGSDKILRLMGRTKTSAELKALFEKIRERYPDAVLRTSIIVGFPGETREDFEQLLDFIRYVEFDKLGAFMYSEEEDAASAKLPGKVSKRTAQSRLDKLMELQAEISFIRNRRYLGKVIDVLFEEMVEGVLIGRGYMDAPEIDGNIFVRATKSLEEINGFAKVLVYETDTYDLEGELVG from the coding sequence TTGAGATTGTACATAGTAACTCTCGGATGTCCGAAGAACGAGGCAGATTTTGCCCTCTTCAAATATCACCTCATCCAGGCCGGCCACCAGGTTGTTGAAGATGTTGAGGACGCCGATGGAGTTGTCATCAACACTTGCGGCTTCATTTTGGATGCCAAGCGCGAGTCCATCGACACCATACTCGAGTTCGCCGAATACAAGAAGAAAAGGCCGGATTTTAAAATCTTCGTGGTTGGATGCCTGGTCCAACGTTATCCAGACGAATTGATTTCCGAACTACCAGAAGTTAACGGCTGGTTCGGTGTCATTCCTCCGAAGGTACTTGCCGAGAACATTGACCGGGTTTCGAAGTACGTTACGGACCCGGTTGCGGTTTATCATTTCGAGGGTCGCGTAGACGATAAGATGCCCTACGCCTACGTTAAGATTGCCGATGGTTGCGATAGGGCGTGTACTTTTTGCACCATACCTAAGTTCAAGGGGGGTTTCGTGAGTAGGGAGATCGAGGATATCGTCCGGGAAGTTGAGTATCTCCTTAGAAAAGGTAAGAGGGAGATAATCCTGGTGGCGCAGGATACGACCGGTTACGGTGTCGATAACTACGGTTATCAGGCCTTGCCGAAGTTACTCGAAAGGTTGAATCAACTTGATGGTGAGTTCTGGATACGTGTGATGTACATGCATCCAGACCACGTTACCGACGAAATCATCGAGGCTTTTTCTTACGACAAAGTCCTGAAGTACTTCGACGTGCCCGTGCAACACGGAAGTGACAAAATCCTTAGACTCATGGGGCGTACAAAAACATCGGCAGAACTCAAGGCACTTTTCGAGAAAATCCGCGAGAGATACCCGGATGCCGTACTGAGAACCTCGATTATAGTTGGATTTCCGGGCGAGACGAGGGAGGACTTTGAGCAACTTCTGGATTTTATAAGGTACGTCGAGTTTGACAAACTCGGTGCGTTCATGTACTCCGAAGAAGAAGATGCCGCCTCGGCAAAACTCCCCGGAAAAGTCTCGAAAAGAACGGCCCAGAGTCGTCTGGACAAATTGATGGAACTGCAGGCGGAGATCTCGTTCATCAGGAACCGTAGGTACCTTGGGAAGGTTATAGATGTCCTTTTCGAGGAAATGGTGGAGGGTGTACTGATCGGTCGTGGTTACATGGATGCACCGGAGATCGACGGGAACATCTTCGTTAGGGCAACCAAGTCACTGGAAGAGATAAACGGTTTTGCGAAGGTCTTGGTCTACGAAACAGATACTTACGATTTGGAGGGGGAGCTCGTTGGGTAA
- a CDS encoding class I SAM-dependent methyltransferase: MEKQNKENIGRKPKEFEHYYTEEPTSKLKVREVTLTLKNGHTYKFKTPTGVYSYGAIDKATEILINHLNPVSGRVLDIGCGYGVIGIVLKKENPQIEICMSDINKRAVEFAKINAKDNNVEADIRQGHLYEPWNGELFDHIVSNPPIVAGKSVWMELVRGAFEHLKPGGTLQLVAYHNKGGERIRNYMREVFGNAEDIWKEGGIRIYLSVKS; this comes from the coding sequence ATGGAAAAACAGAATAAGGAAAACATTGGAAGAAAACCGAAAGAGTTCGAGCACTACTACACCGAGGAGCCGACATCGAAGTTGAAGGTGAGGGAAGTTACGCTGACTTTGAAAAACGGCCATACTTACAAGTTTAAAACACCAACCGGGGTGTACTCCTACGGGGCAATAGACAAAGCTACGGAGATTTTGATAAACCACCTGAATCCAGTGAGCGGAAGGGTACTTGACATCGGGTGTGGGTACGGTGTTATCGGGATAGTCCTAAAAAAGGAAAATCCTCAAATCGAGATTTGCATGTCGGACATAAATAAGAGGGCCGTTGAGTTCGCTAAGATAAATGCGAAGGATAACAACGTCGAGGCTGATATTAGGCAGGGGCATCTTTACGAACCTTGGAACGGTGAGTTGTTCGACCACATCGTTTCCAATCCACCGATAGTTGCTGGTAAAAGTGTTTGGATGGAATTAGTGAGGGGGGCATTCGAACACCTCAAACCGGGTGGAACGCTCCAGCTGGTGGCTTACCACAACAAAGGTGGTGAGCGGATAAGGAATTACATGAGGGAAGTTTTCGGGAATGCGGAAGATATTTGGAAAGAGGGCGGAATACGCATTTATCTTTCGGTAAAGAGTTGA
- a CDS encoding acylphosphatase, with protein MTIFWKKWVVRGIVQGVGFRHFVKNVARALGVRGYVKNEMDGSVTVVAGGNAEQLNELKRRILEGNGWSYVSDIEEFDLPEQEYKDFHVEF; from the coding sequence ATGACAATATTTTGGAAAAAATGGGTCGTTCGTGGAATCGTCCAAGGTGTTGGGTTCCGACACTTTGTAAAGAACGTGGCGCGAGCGTTGGGCGTCAGAGGATATGTTAAAAACGAAATGGATGGCAGTGTTACCGTTGTGGCTGGTGGTAATGCGGAACAACTCAACGAACTGAAAAGGAGAATTCTCGAAGGAAACGGATGGAGTTACGTTTCCGATATTGAAGAATTCGACTTGCCAGAGCAAGAATACAAAGATTTTCACGTGGAATTTTGA